ATGAAATTTTCAAAGCTAACAGCTCCATACTGAACAGCCTTTTAACAGTTTTGAATGAGAGAAAATACCATAACGGCAAGGAAGTCATGGATGTGCCTCTCTTTTCAGTCTTTGGGGCTTCGAATGAACTGCCAGAAGAAGATGAAAGCCTTGAAGCACTTTACGACAGGTTCCTTTTCAGGTATAGTGTAGACTATATCCAGCACGAAGAGAACCTTGAAGCCCTCATTTTCGAAAACGCAGAAGATTTCCTCCCCTCAACAAAACTCTCAGTTGAAAACATAAAGGAAATCCAGAAGAAAGCAAAGGAAATGCCTGTAGACCCTGAAGTCCGGACAATTATTAGAGGGTTGAGAAGGGAGCTTAAAAACTCGAATATCTTCGTCTCTGACAGGCGCTGGAAGAAAATTATAAACGTGCTAAGGGTTGCTTCGGCTGTAAACGGGCATACAAGCGTGGACCGGATGACTGTTGTCCTGCTGCAGCATATGCTCTGGGACCTTCCGGAACAGAAAGAGACCATCAGGAAACTCATTCTGGACAGGGTTATTTCTGGAGGAACTGACACAGGAAAGTTAAAACAGAATGTTCTTGACCTTAGAAATTCCGTTTATAGTTGCCTGCAGCAGGAACTTCCTGATCTGGTATCCTGCAATAAATGCTTTGAAGAAGAGAAAAAGCCTGCAGGTGGCCTGAAGAGTTCCAGGTTTGCGGGGATGACAGCCCCAAAAAAACTTACATTCAATAATGCTCTCGATCTCTTAAAACACCATACTGAGTTTCCGTCCCATACCTATAGTCTGGGTCTTGATTATGGCAATACTAACGGTTCGCTTACCTTCGAAGCCGTAGCAGAGCAGTTCCGCCGCAGATACGGGTTTGAATTCAAGCTGAGCCTGGACTATGGGGACAAAAAACTTTACGAAAAAGAGTATGAACACCTTGAGGAAAGGTTGAATTACTTCAGGAAACATGTGCAGGAAGAAGAAAAAGCTCTAGAAGAGACCCTCAGGGAAAATATCTGGATTTCCGGACAGGACAGCAAAGAAATTCTTGTAAAATACCATTCCAAAAATACGGATATTTATGAGATAGCGGGTCATCTGAATGAAATCAGGGCCCTTCTGGAAAAACCGAAGATATTCGACGTGGAAATCGAAGAAATAAAAGTTGCCTGAATGGAAAACTCCTGAAAAAGGAAACAAAGAATATGCAGGGCCTGAAAAGCTTCAGAAAACACTTTGAAAATCCTTCCGGATCAGATAAGGCGGTTTTTGACAGAGACTTTAATCCCGGTACTATACTGAACACAGAGCTGAGGGAATTTCTGGCAACTCCCCGAAAAGTGCCCTACAGGCTCAGGGAAGAGATTGCAGAGGTCCTCATTCACGAGCTTCTTTCCGGAAAAGACTACGAGATAAAGGACGAAAAACTCTTTATGGGGAAATTCGGAGTTTTTTATCCACTATTTCTTGGCATGAGGAATCAGCAGGTATGGGAAGAAATAAAAATCCTCGCCGGAGAAAACCGTATGGCAGGGATTTTTATTCTGAGAACCCTGCTTGAAGAAATTTTTACTCTCCTTGGAGATTATGAAAAATTAGAAAAAGATCTTTTGAGAAAACCCCAGAAAGGGCTGGAAAAAGCTCTGAAAACCCTGAAAGAGCTGATTAATGAAACTCAGGCCCTTTGGGAAAGAAACAGGCTGGAAAAGGTAGAGAGCCCGGGAAATTATGAGTGGGAAAAGAATTTGAAAGAATCCCCGGAAGAGAAAAGTGAAGAAGAGAACAAACAGAATATCCAGGAAAGTTTTCTTAATACATCCGAAGACCAGGCAGAGACATATAAAGAAGAGGAACCGGAAGCATCGGAAAGGCTTGCCTTAATGACCAGAGAATTCATGTTCAGTGAAAAAGCTGGCGAGGCTGTAGACACGGTCGTGGAGGAAAAAATAATTGTAAAGCTTGAGGAGCTTATGCCCCTCCTTGAAGACCACCTCGAAATGCTTGAGATCCTGTCCATGCTTTTTCCCGGGAGGGCATGGGACTATTCCTTACAGGCCCTTCACAGGGAATATTTCGAAAATCTCGAGAAATATGCATCTCTTTTCAGAAAAAGCTCTGACCTGCATAAGATCCTTGAACAGGTGGGCAGAATCGAGCTTGAGTATGGGTCAAAAAAACTAAGATTGTCGCCCCACAGCAAAACTGAGGTTCATTCCATCAACCTGTCAGGTGATATCCAGACCCTGCTTCCGATAGAAACCGTAAAGCTCAAAAACCCCGTGCTGAAGCGCAAGTTCTATGCTGACATGATTGAAGAAAAACTCCTCACATACCAGTTAAGAGGAGAAAACTGGAACTCGGATTTTGCAGGAAAAAAAAGGAAGGGACCTGTTGTAGCCCTTGTGGA
This window of the Methanosarcina mazei S-6 genome carries:
- a CDS encoding AAA family ATPase, which translates into the protein MKILELKNTILNIKQEFSAYFKERDAEINGSLLALLSGEHILLLGPPGTAKTLLASKICETIEGGNFFHYLLTRFSTPEEVFGPLSLKALERDEFSRRVEGYLPTAHIALLDEIFKANSSILNSLLTVLNERKYHNGKEVMDVPLFSVFGASNELPEEDESLEALYDRFLFRYSVDYIQHEENLEALIFENAEDFLPSTKLSVENIKEIQKKAKEMPVDPEVRTIIRGLRRELKNSNIFVSDRRWKKIINVLRVASAVNGHTSVDRMTVVLLQHMLWDLPEQKETIRKLILDRVISGGTDTGKLKQNVLDLRNSVYSCLQQELPDLVSCNKCFEEEKKPAGGLKSSRFAGMTAPKKLTFNNALDLLKHHTEFPSHTYSLGLDYGNTNGSLTFEAVAEQFRRRYGFEFKLSLDYGDKKLYEKEYEHLEERLNYFRKHVQEEEKALEETLRENIWISGQDSKEILVKYHSKNTDIYEIAGHLNEIRALLEKPKIFDVEIEEIKVA
- a CDS encoding vWA domain-containing protein — encoded protein: MQGLKSFRKHFENPSGSDKAVFDRDFNPGTILNTELREFLATPRKVPYRLREEIAEVLIHELLSGKDYEIKDEKLFMGKFGVFYPLFLGMRNQQVWEEIKILAGENRMAGIFILRTLLEEIFTLLGDYEKLEKDLLRKPQKGLEKALKTLKELINETQALWERNRLEKVESPGNYEWEKNLKESPEEKSEEENKQNIQESFLNTSEDQAETYKEEEPEASERLALMTREFMFSEKAGEAVDTVVEEKIIVKLEELMPLLEDHLEMLEILSMLFPGRAWDYSLQALHREYFENLEKYASLFRKSSDLHKILEQVGRIELEYGSKKLRLSPHSKTEVHSINLSGDIQTLLPIETVKLKNPVLKRKFYADMIEEKLLTYQLRGENWNSDFAGKKRKGPVVALVDTSASMRGAPELLAKAVVLAIARKMLRESRDVKVILFSSKWQTVEIELTDKKRMGKEFLEFLKYTFGGGTDFNTALRQGLKTIKKEKAFQGADLLFLTDGSSELSERPLIREWNEIKIEKKARIFSLIIGNYDAGGLDQVSDQTYIINDSGNWQVEQSPSRLIKAVSRPARMF